The sequence ACTCTTATCTGTCCATTTTATCATAGTCCAATTTATTGTAACATTAAAGCTGACAatgtgaaatttattttactttatgtaatttctttatattacctattttttaagACTGAAGTAACATAAGCAGACATCCTCTTATTTACTGACATATTGTACTTATAATCCTACTATGTAAAAGTGTGAATTTGATACCTATCAaactgattatttaaaaattaaatttcgacAGTGCTTCAATGTACTTGTAGCCCTCACCAATAAATACTCCTAGGTGCTATGATAAtatagcaattttattttttgctttcAACTAAACATTACAGTTatgttagtaattattatattgtatattataagttttaccgTATTACtatgatttaattttctatcTGTATTGTGTGAtggctaaaattatttaatactatgtcAATTATAGTCAAAGAAGATGAACATTGTCCTATACTGTCAAAAACCCATAGTATTGATGTTAACATATGTTTAagtagtatgaaaaatataatgaatctaGAGAAACCCAATAGTTTATGGATTATTCCTGTCAATATAGATATtggtaattattgtattattagtatagatatttttaataaaaattaaaaacaaataatgtgggtactgttttttttcttttttagataTTGATGAGTGTAAAACAGTTTATGTTGGAGGAGCATTGTGTACTGGACATTTCTCTCAGCAAGAAAAAAGTTGGTACTATCTCAGAAaagaactgaaaaaaaaattcagaaaaacGTAAGATATTCCATAACATCTTTTGTAGGAATCatgaaatgataattattattctttatttctttttattattcttttttttttttaatctaaataaataaataatttaaatatcctaTTTGGTTTTagttaacaatacaatttttctgtcctgaaattttaattatttacaatcttgatttattaatttttaatttttatagtttacccAATGAAACCGTTCAGAACCAATGTAATAATTACAACTATGATAAATGGATGTTAAAAGTTACTGATACCAATGGAACTGAAAAATCGTTAAATGTACTTGTAAGAAATAAACCTCATGGTATACAAGTAAGAATACGTCACATTGAgttaaatatcttaatatttatatacaatataaaataaggtatttatttttatatttttagcacCAATTCAAACCACAAAATTCCCCAACAGTATTAATGCCAAAAATTGAGTATCAACCAGAATTTGGCTTTGAAAAAGTCAGTGAAGAACAGCTTGTTGAATATTGGCTTGATACAAACTTCAGATGTCCCAAAACTAAATTAGctttaggtaaataatatcgcactatttttataatcatatcaaGCCTTGTCCAGCGAgtgttaagataaaatattttattttggtaattcAACTCTAAAATGAATTAGATGCCACAAACTTTTACCTTAACCAAATGTCCAaattacctaattttaatacaatcctattttttttatcttagtcTCAGTTCAGCATAATATGGATCTCATGCAGGTAAAATGGACAATTGATGAGACAGAGAGTTTAAGTTCAAATGGCAAAGATCAAGAGTATCTAAAAAGGTTATATCTTACTCTAGACAAACTCACACAATTAGGCAAAGGAGAATATGTACTGCTTCATAATCCTAAAAAACCATTCCATGTTGATCTTTACCAGTCGTCAATGTAAacaatcaaaattgaaaaaactacattgtgttaatatttctaacaaagttattgttattttaggtATGGTGGTTTCAATTTATTGaacatgtattttgttttacaacAGACTGATGTTTCTGATTCATTGGTTTGGAATCCTATAGACTCACAAGTATTATGTCCAATTCATAAATACTTCAATATTGCACCGTGCATGTTCAGGCCAAATCCTGAAGAATTAGATATCCAAATtataagtatgttatattttattattatttgtgggtATTCAAaggtaaacttataataatgtttttagctCAACaagttaataagtataataaagatAAGAAAGTCAAAGAGGATTACGAAAATGCACAACTTCAAAGAAAAAAGCGGATAAAAAtggagaaaaataaaatcaaaaggaaattaaaaagagaaagtgatattttatacaaagtcaaaagtaatattaattaattatatacacaatgttaattaattgatacaaggaaattaaaaacaatctgAACTTTATTTTGATGATAATCAAAAGATTGtgatctttttaatttaaaaacaaatatatttttcatagtttattaagtataagtattgattttttttttacgaatgaAAATAAACGCATTGagcaatattgtatttgttgagtttgaaattgtatttaacaataatataatttactaattttaattatcttttatttttccaaCAATAATTAAAAGCTGACatcaaagtttaaatatttacctaaggttgaattcatcaatatttataaagaaataaagtatatataatgttaattaaattaatattgaacaaaaaaataagatatacatttttattcctataaaataataagtaatgaaaacaagtataattaatgattagtagttattattaatcattgtattaatgtacataattttatttacaaagaaAATAAACTGTTGAgtgttgattataaatttataaaatacaagttgtaaaaaataaagcCTGCACATACATTttgatgattaatatttaattactgatTCTATTTATCCCTAAAATCCAGTAatctaattgaaaataaatagtactattttattttgtcttctcaagttcatttatttaataatattatccaaaagaaatattatgtactcgaaatacaaagaatttttaattttttgatataatttgttAGTTcactttttatgttaattttttagcagTCTGATACAAGGTATCAACAACTTTGCTCatgctatttatattatctaaaactaATTCGTAAGTTTCATCGATTTCCGCTTCTTCAAATACTATAAGAATGCCTTCACCCTGGTCTAAAATACCATGGAACTTCTTGTCCAATATCATCTGTGAAAGTTTTCGTTCAACATTTTCCATtggtaaatttattgatttggcAACATACTCAACTTGTACtctgaaaatacaaaaaaatattttatttaatggttagctaaataataaaactgattAAGTTGATCATAAGTTGTAATGGATAAAATTGGTAGTTACTCCTTagaacaaaatgttaatgtcagtTAACACCTTTATATTAACACTATTCATTTTATACAAACTATGCTCTAAAGTATAGTTATAAAagatttaactaaataatatacaaaaataaacaactaaataaaactataaaattataagataaatattgttaaattataataatatatttaatcattagtgttcgtgtaataaaaatttattaaaaatttggtgtaatattaatgaatgttataacaaaaaatgaaataaatcagattaaaatgaaacattcatatcttatttttttttaaatagttcaaaatcTGAGAAATTGTTATTTACCTTGAGTATGGTTCAATGattctacacaaattttgtTCCAACATATTTCCATAAAGTGTATCTAAATGTGCTCTGACAATTGGATCGTCTTCCAattcttttttatattcatttaatccAATTTGAAAATCTGCTAAAGATCTTTTATGACTAGCCTTTGCAATGCTCTTCATTGCTTCTACATCACGACCCGTATATTTTAATGCTAATTTTCCACTTACAATCTGTTGCACATCTTCtgcattatttaacataatcttTGACAAAAGCATGTACTTTAAAGCCTTGAGTGCTTTAGATGTACTGTCTACGCTGTCAAATCCTTCAAAAGCTTCATAAAAGTAAGAATAAGCAGTTTTAAAGTCTTGCTCATCGGCTGCATGTAAGATTCCAGATTGCAAGTCAAGAGAAGCCTGCATTTTGGGCGGGCAATAAATAGAGTTTGCAGTTGTTCTAGCAGAAGTTAGAGAGGCTCTAGCCTTGGACAAATTATTCAAAGCATGATAAGCTTTGCTTTCCAACAATAAAACATCAACCAACAAATTTTTATCATCCAATTTTTTCAGTTCTTTCAACAATACAGAGCCATGTTGCAAAGCTTCTTTGAACATTCCAGAATCGAAGTACAGGGCCATCAATCTGGACTCCAGGGACTGCCTGAGAAATGTTCGTCGTTCTTCCTTGGCCCATTCTATACACTCCTTACACAATTGCAATTCAATGCCAATGCCTGCTTCGAGATCCAGGAAGAGGTCAACCAAGGATCGCACTAGTTTGGCTGCCTTTGCCTTACTGATTTCGGACAAAAAAGGTCTAGTCTCCTTAATTAGAGCGGCCAATTCTTTGGCCTTACCTTCTTTCTTTAACAGTTCACCCTGCGAAAGGATTAGTTGCTCGCGTGCCATAATCCTGTCGTGTTCCGTTTCGACTTTCTGCATGGCGAAGTCTGACGGCTTATTAATGCGCGCTAACATTGTAGCACCTGCCATTTTGATAATTGCGAAAAGTACGACCGCGTATAACACTTAAATACTGGCAATGGTCCCCGATCACTTCGGGTTTTCGCTTATAaggacgaataataataaatatacaatggaTATTATACGTACTGGGCAACACTAAATAGAGGAAACTGACAAGGCAAAAAGAGCATGACCAGCGATTTACAAGATTGGTGAGTGTGACCAACATGATCAGCAACAGCGGCCaacaactaaacaaaatatttaagtatactgtTTATGGAGCCGCTGTTGCAACGGGTTTTGCCGGTTTCCGTGGTGGAGTGTCGAACTACTCGAACTTTACTGTCGACAGGAAGTCAGGAAATGTATTCACTAAAAAGGCTTTTCCATGGTACtctcctattattatttataagtgaaATAGGAAAATTCTAAGATagtcaacaaaaaaaatgtacgaaaaATGCTGTCGAATGAGCGTTGTTGTAGAGCTACTTAATGAAGGTGTCGTGCGCATGTTGGTCGCACTGACAAGGTGACGCCGTTACAATGGCGTGGCGCGGCGGAGGGGACGTCCCCTAGCTCCCAAGCTTTGTTTATTAGTTTTCAGCGTCTGCGTCTCTTCCTTCACAATTACTGTGTTCTACCCGTTCTGTCGTtcgatactttttttttcattttctgcACGCCCGGTGacgaaaaattatgttttgttgtTGAAGTTAAACTTCCAATTGTATCGATTTTTTGCGTTAACGCCGATACGTAAAACCCTCATCGAGGATTTTCGATTTATCTCCCGAACGAGATTTAATTAACACGGTGACGGACAGACACGTGAATTGAGCTTCAAAAATGAGTGACGTCGAGGTGAGTAAAAACTTTTGGGTCCTGCAACCAATATTATTGCCGGCATAATGTGACGCCGTTTCTCCGGTTTATTGGCGTAGTGCGTCGCGTTTTCCGGGTAGATCCAATGGTACTTCCTTGGAAATAATTGAGGTTATGTCGTGTTAAGAATCTGATTTTTAATTGTCGCAATTGTTCTTTTCTTGTCATTCACCcggttttattttgtaaaaaccaTGTTTACTAACGCATCAGTTTTGTTGTCATTTCAGGATCGCAACGGGAATTCAAAATCCCGTTCCATTACTCCCAGCCGAAGCCGCAGCAGATCGCCTAGCGATCACAAGTCTCGCAGTCGATCACCCACTCACTCGAAGACACGTTCTAGATCACTATCTCGACCACCCAGTCGCAATGGTAGCAAGTATAAGAGCCGCTCTAGGCATTCATACTCAAGGTCACGCTCTAGGTCTCGTTCGTATAGTGGAGATCGCCGTCGCAGTTATCGGAGCCACTCACGAGGCTCTGGCTCGAGACGCAGCAGACAtgtaattaacattataaagcAACATTAATCTTTACTtccttttatttcatttatttgatgatgcgtattattttgttgtaggaAAACCCAAAACCGAATAAATGTCTGGGCATATTTGGCTTAAGTGTATACACAACAGAACATCAACTCTATGATATATTTGCAAAATACGGTTCCATTGACAAAATCCTCATTATTATTGATGCTAAAGTAAGCAATTAAACAATAactttgtataatttttgtaatttgtaatatttattttagagtgGAAGGTCTCGTGGTTTTGGTTTTGCCTATTTCAAAAAGCATGAAGATGCTAAGGTAGCTAAAGAAGAATGCTCGGGCATGGAAATTGATGGCCGCAGAATACGAGTAGATTTTTCAATTACCCAACGCCCTCACACACCAACACCTGGAATTTATATGGGCAGACcaacgtaattattttttatattaatatatgtacatcattattatattatgtgtttttacattttagaatgAGAGAAGAAAGGTCATCTAGGAGAAGAGGTTATGATAGATATGATAATAACCGATACGATCGTGGTGATAGATATGACCGCGGAGAACGTTATGATAGATATGATAGAGATAGAGATTACGAGTAAGaagttattgttataaaatttaattaatatacttagttattatactataaacaatttaaaatagattatattaatttatttacattatatattttaatattatttttagtgattACTATGAGGGTGGATATAGaggtggtggtggcggcggcggcggtggtagaGGTGGCGGTGGAGGCCACTACAGAGAACGCAGATCACCATCATACTACAAAAACCGATCACGTTATGATAGATCACGTTCCCGTTCTTATTCTCCACGTAAGTCTTAATGAAATTTTAGTCTAAATGTTCGATATTAGTACCCTATCCAGCAATCCAGTGTTTTTTTTAagcttattttattaacttttgctATCCCATTATTTTTTCTTCGTTTTCTCGGGTTTTTCTCATAcgaatataagtttaaaaaataatcaattacttAATGCAGTTTTTCAGCTTTCAAAGTATTTAATCAAGATTTCTcacatattcaattttttattcatttcctGAAGAACATATTCGAAGAAAAGAATATTTCAAACtgtcaagataatattatatataaattgactTGAAGACTTCTCGAACTTCTATAActttagaactttttttttttttttaaatttaaaaaaaaaacttataagaaGATTCTTCAAATTACAAAAGTAGAACACATGAATGAAGACCCATGTTCACAATATGACCCAAGGGTAGAAAATTGGTAGACACTGATGAAGATCTTGAAGTTTGTCAAGAAAATTAACAGTTTATCGCCACTAATTACAGAGGTAAATTTATAGAATGGTGTAAATTTCCTCTAAAAAAATAACGTCCCGatagcttataataatttaaagatatcgAATTTTGATGTATGCATGAAAAAGTTCTTTCTTAGTAATTTCCTAAAACACTTCGGTTTCTTCTAATAGGTCTTGGTTTGGTTATCTAAATCCCAATATTTCGATCTCATTAATGGATggcgtttttatttattgtccaACTACTATTTGAATGGGCAATTTTGTTGGTGTTAGGTTTTACATCAGTTACGAAACTCTGGTTATTGACTGCTGATTTCCCTTAATTAATCCCAAActaatcttgttttttttttttatataagagaagttaaattattaaaaatatgatcacACAACAGACAAATTGTATCTTTTAATTTGTCTtgtgacatattttatacaaagtatattttgtattttaggtataaaattttgtttttaacaaatagcaacaaaataaataattaatacctgaTTAACAATACTGAAAActgtgatatataatatgtttattaaaataaaaaattgaatgtgtTATAATCTCTTGTGAcaaaaattcattaatattttatatttattgaatatatagtgATTGTATTGACATAATTAAGTGTTTCTcagatacaatttaaaatattagtactataggtataaaaatatgatgatattCATATTGCATTTTCTcaatgtaaagaaaaaaaaatatttttctgtgttgatcattcaataatattatctgagaaagtcttaattatttatacaattacaatatatatatattttataaaatgcttaatgattattattcctccaaaattatcaagtaaataactattaaaattaatcattactatttatacagtaaattcatggattaaataatgaaattgggTACTTAAATTGGTACTTGTTTGATATTGCCCTGCAATTGTaccgtataaaatgtattaccacTGTGATGATCTGTTGTGACAAGATATTTTTCCATATACTTAGcgcaattttcaataataatacatttttataacatgttgcttacaattaattttagtattgtcaattattattatttcatgtaaaaataactaattttgttGTAGACATTTTGGTGTTTTataccaaaattaattaattgttggtagtttattacattaaattaacaaaaaaagtaaatatgtttataaaatcgataaatattttttaaattacacatacaatatagctgagattatatactaatatattatctaagcAATATAGTGACAAATTGACAATGTACcatcatgattataatataatttcaaatgttataaaaattacctTGTATTTTTCTCTTAATAAATCAAACTAAACTTTCTGCAAAAAATCGTGATACAGCAAAATATCAAAGTGTAATgatcaatttattaatgtaagGTTGTCTGTGGTAtggtgatatatttttatggtttggTGGGTCAATAACAAACAAGTACCCTAAAGTTTAATGtttgaatatgtatatttatattatataaacatttattataattaataattaagctcttcgttttttttttgtttttttttttttgttatcttgAACACAGGTCGTAATAAAACCTAAATGAGCTGGAATATCATCAACGCAGGAATGTTTTGTGAAGAAattgaatatacataatttttttattgcccaattttttttttcaaacaattaatttttttatctttaatattaccACTTTGTAACAAGACAATTAGTACTATTAAGTTAATCaacttcattaatttttttcattcataggaacattgtttttctttactaattattactatgtatttgtattttcatttgttCTGCTAAGGTGCGGAAAGAGTTTAAGAAATTTTCTTTGAAGACTAGGGATAACATTGTAATGTGAAGCATTTGTCAAGTCTGAAGAAACATTAAAAGGAGTGAAGATGTTTAGTCaaacattttgacattttaaatttagtttcgcaattttagtttttcacaatatttttaggCTCACCCTATTCAATTGCTCCtacctaaaattgtttttggtaaatataatcaacatgtaaataaatatatttttttttttttaatttaaacttgtcTGACGCTACATTATgcatatgtttaaattaattcattatgtaATAAGCAAACGAGTTaaaagtgaataataaaaagttttcgtattctaaatatataatactaattaatttcatttcctTTATCATCCTGTGAATTTTAATAAACGTGTTTTTACtacttcataaaataatattttttcatcttatttaaatataggtcaTATATTAATGGTAGAAAAACCACAATTGGGAATATGTaaatgtgaattatttttattgctttattatTAAGTGTAGGAGATTGTTTACGCTATAGtaatacaacatatattttagtgtacaatttattacttttaacagtttgaataaattttaaagtatgtatattataatttgtagacaataaaaaaatttgttcatacagaaataatatatgaaGTTTAATAAGTAATGTATTTTTCTTTGTTCATATTGATTTAGTAATTTTGACTCTTACATATCAGATGTTATTtgcactattattaaattaattgaacttGTAGGTTATCTACTGATGACATACTAGTTAAATTGGTATTTGTCAATATGATTTGAGTAAGAAAATTAGAAaccaattaatgtattttttttttctttatattttacttttattataaattactagaaaatttaatatctGGTATTCAACAATAGTGTTGAGATACTGGTGccattaatattctatttatctGATAGTTTGCactgttgaatattataaacatgtacTTTCAgtgttcaataaattataatctttagaTTATGACCTTTTTTTCTATTGCTgattacagaatataatatataaatctgttgcagttaatttataattggtgtTTAATACTTAAGATTATGAATATGAGTCAACACaagtcattaaaatttattttctcgtgtataatgtatgattATCAAATCAGTAAAGAATGTTATAACTAATATGAGTAATTAATAACCGAAATATGttcaatttgatatttattaattggtaaaacaaaaaaataa is a genomic window of Rhopalosiphum padi isolate XX-2018 chromosome 4, ASM2088224v1, whole genome shotgun sequence containing:
- the LOC132930539 gene encoding transformer-2 protein homolog beta-like isoform X2 — protein: MSDVEDRNGNSKSRSITPSRSRSRSPSDHKSRSRSPTHSKTRSRSLSRPPSRNGSKYKSRSRHSYSRSRSRSRSYSGDRRRSYRSHSRGSGSRRSRHENPKPNKCLGIFGLSVYTTEHQLYDIFAKYGSIDKILIIIDAKSGRSRGFGFAYFKKHEDAKVAKEECSGMEIDGRRIRVDFSITQRPHTPTPGIYMGRPTMREERSSRRRGYDRYDNNRYDRGDRYDRGERYDRYDRDRDYDDYYEGGYRGGGGGGGGGRGGGGGHYRERRSPSYYKNRSRYDRSRSRSYSPRAERV
- the LOC132930539 gene encoding transformer-2 protein homolog beta-like isoform X1 codes for the protein MSDVEDRNGNSKSRSITPSRSRSRSPSDHKSRSRSPTHSKTRSRSLSRPPSRNGSKYKSRSRHSYSRSRSRSRSYSGDRRRSYRSHSRGSGSRRSRHENPKPNKCLGIFGLSVYTTEHQLYDIFAKYGSIDKILIIIDAKSGRSRGFGFAYFKKHEDAKVAKEECSGMEIDGRRIRVDFSITQRPHTPTPGIYMGRPTMREERSSRRRGYDRYDNNRYDRGDRYDRGERYDRYDRDRDYDDYYEGGYRGGGGGGGGGRGGGGGHYRERRSPSYYKNRSRYDRSRSRSYSPRRNKT
- the LOC132930536 gene encoding uncharacterized protein LOC132930536 isoform X2, producing the protein MYKEIIEHEREIFKDWLSNLWEENLKNRRLNSIPFIESYIESACNFSNNYIKSQYSGTYSSKMKIDYYIKDENEDSKVEMIYCKRLQSAKINSINLPPLEIDIKNLETKVSFKDGMFDPPQKIPFKEDEHCPILSKTHSIDVNICLSSMKNIMNLEKPNSLWIIPVNIDIDIDECKTVYVGGALCTGHFSQQEKSWYYLRKELKKKFRKTLPNETVQNQCNNYNYDKWMLKVTDTNGTEKSLNVLVRNKPHGIQHQFKPQNSPTVLMPKIEYQPEFGFEKVSEEQLVEYWLDTNFRCPKTKLALVSVQHNMDLMQVKWTIDETESLSSNGKDQEYLKRLYLTLDKLTQLGKGEYVLLHNPKKPFHVDLYQSSMYGGFNLLNMYFVLQQTDVSDSLVWNPIDSQVLCPIHKYFNIAPCMFRPNPEELDIQIITQQVNKYNKDKKVKEDYENAQLQRKKRIKMEKNKIKRKLKRESDILYKVKSNIN
- the LOC132930537 gene encoding 26S proteasome non-ATPase regulatory subunit 11 translates to MAGATMLARINKPSDFAMQKVETEHDRIMAREQLILSQGELLKKEGKAKELAALIKETRPFLSEISKAKAAKLVRSLVDLFLDLEAGIGIELQLCKECIEWAKEERRTFLRQSLESRLMALYFDSGMFKEALQHGSVLLKELKKLDDKNLLVDVLLLESKAYHALNNLSKARASLTSARTTANSIYCPPKMQASLDLQSGILHAADEQDFKTAYSYFYEAFEGFDSVDSTSKALKALKYMLLSKIMLNNAEDVQQIVSGKLALKYTGRDVEAMKSIAKASHKRSLADFQIGLNEYKKELEDDPIVRAHLDTLYGNMLEQNLCRIIEPYSRVQVEYVAKSINLPMENVERKLSQMILDKKFHGILDQGEGILIVFEEAEIDETYELVLDNINSMSKVVDTLYQTAKKLT
- the LOC132930536 gene encoding uncharacterized protein LOC132930536 isoform X1; this encodes MSIPTDLQNQLKYQIPNSDQQNMQKNVPLIFDPEIITPLYDVNDLYQNAKCFQNYPDFCNKTKNQKSKKNDKFQITTQFLFGHHIPPYYSVLNHTLMNRLIVHLKNPNCPTAKTLRMYKEIIEHEREIFKDWLSNLWEENLKNRRLNSIPFIESYIESACNFSNNYIKSQYSGTYSSKMKIDYYIKDENEDSKVEMIYCKRLQSAKINSINLPPLEIDIKNLETKVSFKDGMFDPPQKIPFKEDEHCPILSKTHSIDVNICLSSMKNIMNLEKPNSLWIIPVNIDIDIDECKTVYVGGALCTGHFSQQEKSWYYLRKELKKKFRKTLPNETVQNQCNNYNYDKWMLKVTDTNGTEKSLNVLVRNKPHGIQHQFKPQNSPTVLMPKIEYQPEFGFEKVSEEQLVEYWLDTNFRCPKTKLALVSVQHNMDLMQVKWTIDETESLSSNGKDQEYLKRLYLTLDKLTQLGKGEYVLLHNPKKPFHVDLYQSSMYGGFNLLNMYFVLQQTDVSDSLVWNPIDSQVLCPIHKYFNIAPCMFRPNPEELDIQIITQQVNKYNKDKKVKEDYENAQLQRKKRIKMEKNKIKRKLKRESDILYKVKSNIN